The genomic segment GACCGAACGATTCCTCGCGGTAGAGCCTCATGCCCGGCGCGATGCCGTCGACGATGACCGGCTGCAGGATCGCGCCGTCGGCGTGCAGGCCCACGGGCAGGATCGCGCCCTGCGCGCGCGCATCCTCGACCAACGCGGCGATGCGCTGCGCTGCGTCCTTGCTGATCAGCGCGCCGAGCACGCTGGACGGATCGGCGGGGTCGCCGGCCCGCAGCGTCTTCGCCTTCGAGGACAGCTTCTCGACGAAGCGGTCCGCGATCTTGCGGTCCGCGATCACGCGCTCGGTCGACATGCAGATCTGGCCCTGGTTGAAGAAGGCGCCGAAGGCCACGGCATCGACTGCCGCATCGAGGTCCGCATCGTCGAGCACCAGCAGCGGCGCCTTGCCGCCGAGCTCCAGCAGCGCCGGCTTCAGGTGCCGGGCCGCGTGCTGCGCGATGATGCGGCCCACGTGCGTGGAGCCGGTGAAGTTGACGCGGCGCACCGCCGGATGCGCGATCAGCCGCTCGACCACCTGCGCCGCATCCTCGGGCGCGTTCGTGACCACGTTGACCACGCCATCACCGAGCCCCGCCTCCTGCAGCACCGTGCCGATCAGGCGATGCACGCCGGGGCACGCCTCGGACGCCTTGAGCACCACCGTGTTGCCGCACGCGAGCGGCATCGCCAGCGCGCGCGTGCCGAGGATCACCGGCGCGTTCCACGGCGCGATGCCGAGCACCACGCCGCATGGCTGGCGTACGGCCATGGCGAGATTGCCCGGCACGTCCGACGGAATCACGCTGCCGTCGATCCGCGTCGTCATCGCGGCCGCCTCGCGCAGCATATTGGCCGCGAGCATCACGTTGAAGCCGTACCAGTTCGGCATCGCGCCGGTCTCGGCCACGCCGATGCGGATGAAGTCTTCCGTACGCTGGTCCATCAGGTCGGCGGCCTTCAGCAGCCGGCGGCGGCGCTCGCCGGGCAGCAGCGCCGCCCAGGCCGGGAAGGCGGCCGCGGCCGCTTCGACGGCGGCGTCCGCATCCGCCGGCGTGGCCGCCGGCGCGCGCGACACCACGGCTTCGGTCAGCGGATTGCGGCGCTCGAAAGTGGCGCCATCGGCGGCGTGCCGGTCCTGCCCGCCAATCAGCATGGTCAGTTCGTTCATCAGCATTGTCTCCTGGCGGCGGCTCTTGAGGCCGCCGGCTCGATTGGGGTGGTAGGCGGGGTGGTAGGCCGCGCCGCCGCTCAGGCGCGCTTGTAGGCCTGCAGGCCGGGCTTGATCGACTTGTCGTCGAGGAATTGCTTCAGGCCCTGCTCGCGCCCGTGTTCGGGATCGCGCAGCTGCGCCTGGTCGAGCTTCGCGTACAGGTAGTCCTCGTTCTGCTCCCACGTCAGCTCGCGGCTGCGCTTGAAGCCGATCTTGGCCGCGCGCAGCACCACCGGGTTCTTCTCGAGCAGCTTCCCGGCCAGCGCGATCGTGTGCTCGCGCAGCTGGGCACGCGGCACGCTTTCGTTGACCAGGCCCATCGCCGCGGCCTCGCTGCCGGTGAAGGTGTCGCCCGTCATGATGTAGTGCAGCGCCTTGCGGTGACCGACCGTATCGGCCATCGCCTTGCTGACCAGGTTTCCGGGCGGAATGCCCCAGTTGATCTCCGACAGGCCGAAGGTGGCCTCGTCGGCGGCGATCGCCAGGTCGCAGGCCACCAGCGGCGAGAAACCGCCGCCAAAGCACCAGCCGTTGACCATCGCGATGGTCGGCTTGCTGTACATGCGCAGGAGCCGCCATTGCCACTGCGAGGCATCGCGGCGGATCTTCTCCTGCAGGATCTCGGGGCCGGCATCCACTTCACGGAAGTATTCCTTCAGATCCATGCCCGCCGTCCAGGCGTCACCGGCGCCGGTCAGCACCAGCACCTTGGCGTCCGCATCCAGCTCCAGTTCTTCCAGCACCTGCACCATCTCGGCGTTCAGCGTGGGGTTCATCGCGTTGCGCTTCTCGGGCCGGTTGAATGTGACCCAGGCAATGCCCGCTTCCACACTGACCTTCACAGCCTTCCAGCGCCCTTCGTAATCAGCCATCTCTGTCTCTCCTTGGTAGTCCGGCTCCGTCATGAACCTCAGTGTAATATCAAGCTACCTGATACATCAAGGAGAATATCCTTGCTGCGTGTAAACCCGGATGCGACTCTGGCCTCGGCGAGTGGTCCGCGGAAAAAATCGCTGCTCCGGGAATTGCGCGGCCCATCATCGGACAATCAGTGAGATATGCTGATATGCATAGCATTGCCTTATGGAGCCTCAAGTGGACGCTGCCGAACTCCGGCCCCTGTCCGCGTTTGCCAGCAAGTTGGCCGACGTCGCCCGCGCCAGAGCCATGCATTACTTCCGGTCCGACGTGGAGATCGCAATCAAAACGGACGCGAGTCCCGTCACCCGGGCCGACCGGGAAATCGAGTCGGAACTCCGGTCGCTGATTGCCAACCGGTACCCGCACCATGCCTTTTTCGGCGAAGAATCCGGCGGCTCCATCGGCGCCGGGCTCGGCTGGGTCATCGACCCCATCGACGGCACGAAGAGCTTTATCTGCGGCGTACCACTGTTCGGCTGCCTCATTGCCCTGCTTGAAGACGGCAAGCCGGTGCTTGGCTTGATCGAAATGCCGGCGCTGCGCGAACGCTGGGTCGGGTATGCCGGACGGACCACCTTCAACGAAACACCGGCGCGCGTGAACGCATGCACATCGCTGAAGGACGCGCGGCTCTTTGCCACCTCGCCAGACATGTTCGACGGCCAGGATGCGGACGCCTTCTCCGCCCTCAGTCGCGAAGTCGGGATGCGCAGATTTGGCACCGATTGCTATGCCTATGGGCTGCTCGCCTCCGGGCTTTGCGACTTGGTCGTGGAAGCCAACCTCGAGATCTACGACGTCGTGGCGCTGGTGCCGGTCATCGAGAACGCGGGCGGCATCGTGACGGACTGGAACGGGCGGCCTATCGACAAGGATTTTTCAGGCCGGTTGCTGGCGGCAGCGACACCGGCGCTGCACCGTCAGGCGATGGCAGCGCTCAGACGCCGATGAAAACCATTGCTCGGATACCCGTCAGCTGAATTGCTTGCCTACCGCCGCACAGGTGGAGGGCCGACACAGCCGGGAAACAATATATCGAAGCACGGAGGGCCGTTCCCGGCCATGAAGGGCCCCTCGTCCGACGCGTCATCGAGACATTCACATGGCAGTTCCACTCAGCAAGCGGTCGTTCGATCGCCGAGACACGGCGCCGCGTCATCGGCCGACAGGACTAAGCCTCATGTTCGCGTCGATCAAGTAGGCGTGCGGAAAGTGTAACTGCCGTTGAGAGGCGGTATCTCCTCTGCGCGGTGCCTGCGTATCACACCATCTAGTGCTTCCCTGAAGGCTCGGTTGAAGTTGGCCGATCGAATCGTGTCGCGCGCTGTTCAAGCGCGCGATTCAGCGCCAGTCCGATCATTGCCCCGACAAGCTGGGAAATGATGAATCCAGGCACGCTACTCGGCGCGATGCCGGCAAAGCTATTGCTGAACATTCGCCCGAACGCTGCCGCAGGATTGGCAAACGATGTGGACGCAGTGAACCAGTACGCCGCGCCGATGTAAGCGGCGACTGTGGCAGATGCCCGCCCGCTCGGCGTTCGCAGAATCACCAGTAGCAGTCCCCCGGTGGCTACAGTCTCGGCAATCCACTGCCCCGAGCCGCTGCGCACCTTCGCAGAGAACTGGAGTAGCGGCAAGTCGAACATGGCGTGCGTCAGCCAGGCGCCCAGCACTGCGCCTGCCAACTGTACCGCGATGTACGGGGCCAGCGCCGCGCCCGGTAGTTCGCCCCGCAACGCCATCGCCAAGCTGACCGCAGGATTGAAATGCGCGCCACTCAGCGGCCCGAAGACTTCAATCAGAACGTACAAGCCGCCTACAGTCGCTGCGGTGTTGGCCAGCAGCGCCACCGCGACGTTCCCGCCCGCCAACCTCTCGCCCATGATGCCGGAGCCTATGACGATGGCAAGCAGCGACGCTGTTCCCAGTCCTTCTGCGAGAAGCCGGGTCCGAAG from the Cupriavidus sp. WKF15 genome contains:
- the hisN gene encoding histidinol-phosphatase, with the translated sequence MEPQVDAAELRPLSAFASKLADVARARAMHYFRSDVEIAIKTDASPVTRADREIESELRSLIANRYPHHAFFGEESGGSIGAGLGWVIDPIDGTKSFICGVPLFGCLIALLEDGKPVLGLIEMPALRERWVGYAGRTTFNETPARVNACTSLKDARLFATSPDMFDGQDADAFSALSREVGMRRFGTDCYAYGLLASGLCDLVVEANLEIYDVVALVPVIENAGGIVTDWNGRPIDKDFSGRLLAAATPALHRQAMAALRRR
- a CDS encoding MIP/aquaporin family protein gives rise to the protein MTDLRTRLLAEGLGTASLLAIVIGSGIMGERLAGGNVAVALLANTAATVGGLYVLIEVFGPLSGAHFNPAVSLAMALRGELPGAALAPYIAVQLAGAVLGAWLTHAMFDLPLLQFSAKVRSGSGQWIAETVATGGLLLVILRTPSGRASATVAAYIGAAYWFTASTSFANPAAAFGRMFSNSFAGIAPSSVPGFIISQLVGAMIGLALNRALEQRATRFDRPTSTEPSGKH
- a CDS encoding p-hydroxycinnamoyl CoA hydratase/lyase; amino-acid sequence: MADYEGRWKAVKVSVEAGIAWVTFNRPEKRNAMNPTLNAEMVQVLEELELDADAKVLVLTGAGDAWTAGMDLKEYFREVDAGPEILQEKIRRDASQWQWRLLRMYSKPTIAMVNGWCFGGGFSPLVACDLAIAADEATFGLSEINWGIPPGNLVSKAMADTVGHRKALHYIMTGDTFTGSEAAAMGLVNESVPRAQLREHTIALAGKLLEKNPVVLRAAKIGFKRSRELTWEQNEDYLYAKLDQAQLRDPEHGREQGLKQFLDDKSIKPGLQAYKRA
- a CDS encoding aldehyde dehydrogenase; amino-acid sequence: MNELTMLIGGQDRHAADGATFERRNPLTEAVVSRAPAATPADADAAVEAAAAAFPAWAALLPGERRRRLLKAADLMDQRTEDFIRIGVAETGAMPNWYGFNVMLAANMLREAAAMTTRIDGSVIPSDVPGNLAMAVRQPCGVVLGIAPWNAPVILGTRALAMPLACGNTVVLKASEACPGVHRLIGTVLQEAGLGDGVVNVVTNAPEDAAQVVERLIAHPAVRRVNFTGSTHVGRIIAQHAARHLKPALLELGGKAPLLVLDDADLDAAVDAVAFGAFFNQGQICMSTERVIADRKIADRFVEKLSSKAKTLRAGDPADPSSVLGALISKDAAQRIAALVEDARAQGAILPVGLHADGAILQPVIVDGIAPGMRLYREESFGPVVTVARVDGDDEAVRMANDSEYGLSASVFSRDVSRALSVAQRIESGICHINGPTVHDEAQMPFGGVKASGYGRFGGQAAVAEFTELRWITIQNTPRHYPV